The Mesomycoplasma flocculare ATCC 27399 genome includes a window with the following:
- a CDS encoding ribonuclease J: MSLNVNPTRFFGLGGMQEIGKSTLIIEDDFDIVIIDAGIKFANLFLTGIKGMVPNYHYLQKKQAKIRGLFITHGHEDHIGGIIYLVQEVNIKKIFAPKIAIEYLKAKFDDQKINPKVNFIEINKNDVYRFESLSIDFWTAQHSIPDAFGIRISSQHGSIMCTGDFRFDYTPIGNYTDFEKLKEIGNQKLTVLFSDSTNAMRANHSPSERDILADIEMHMRAATRKIIITAFASNLTRIKALIEIGIKLGKKILVFGRSMINGINIGRRSGYINVPDDAFLGKNLNGVEENQMLILTTGSQGEQLAALDRMSNKKHPKISIEPQDMIIFSSSPIPGNKIKIEHLINRLYKLSAIIKENGPDGYLHTSGHAYKAEHEKIFQLTKPKYFFPYHGEYRMSVAHSQTAIESGIDPKNVIIAENGQVFKMVDQEIYKTAEKIPCDPIYIDGETISRDNSRIINERQEMRENGFVFILIPIDKQKNLISGRISIITKGTFSIRNGSQIIAEIRRLCFSSVRYFIEKYQKWSIPQIKQLIKNRLSSYFHRTKRWKPVILTKIIYVDQKIDFINYFREKNTEKYVAHNLEANKFETNSKLKSLKLANTNVVIPTKGQLKQDKTKNQIDSNITILKKSIKNYSRQTQIQDFEKKVDNNVISSKKENLKTNKLEKDSRTLLKKSNKNASTIEKYSIKSAKPTSQHQVFPSSSSSKFSVTKSNNTIMNNSKITKKSGIDKNSKLKTNYENRDKIQKNNLLNLKNLSLITTKNANYSKNLQFDLIKKSFSTIKKRKTNRAFFTKNIEISTNPNKKNLKNIKKPLNIQSLKNKDE; the protein is encoded by the coding sequence ATGTCCTTAAATGTTAATCCAACTCGATTTTTTGGCCTCGGCGGCATGCAAGAAATTGGTAAGTCCACTTTAATTATCGAAGATGATTTTGATATTGTAATAATTGATGCTGGTATCAAATTCGCCAATCTTTTTTTAACTGGAATTAAAGGAATGGTCCCAAATTACCATTATTTGCAAAAAAAACAAGCAAAAATACGTGGTCTTTTTATAACTCATGGTCATGAAGATCATATTGGTGGAATTATTTATTTAGTTCAAGAAGTTAATATCAAAAAAATTTTTGCGCCAAAAATCGCCATTGAATATTTAAAAGCTAAGTTTGACGACCAAAAAATTAATCCAAAAGTTAATTTTATTGAAATTAACAAAAACGATGTTTATCGTTTTGAAAGTTTGAGTATCGATTTTTGGACTGCGCAACACTCAATTCCTGATGCCTTTGGAATCAGAATTAGTTCGCAACATGGTTCAATTATGTGCACCGGGGATTTCCGTTTTGATTATACACCAATTGGAAATTATACCGATTTTGAAAAGCTAAAAGAAATTGGTAATCAAAAATTAACAGTGCTTTTTTCGGATTCAACAAACGCAATGCGAGCAAATCATTCACCTTCAGAACGTGATATTCTTGCTGATATTGAAATGCATATGCGAGCAGCAACACGAAAAATTATTATTACTGCTTTCGCCTCTAATTTAACTAGAATTAAAGCTCTAATCGAAATCGGGATTAAATTAGGGAAAAAAATTCTTGTTTTTGGACGCTCGATGATAAATGGAATTAATATCGGACGCCGTTCAGGTTATATTAATGTTCCAGATGATGCTTTTCTAGGAAAAAATTTAAACGGTGTTGAAGAAAATCAGATGCTAATTCTAACAACCGGCTCACAAGGCGAACAACTTGCCGCTCTTGATAGAATGTCTAACAAAAAACATCCAAAAATTAGTATCGAGCCACAAGATATGATTATTTTTTCTTCCTCGCCAATTCCCGGAAACAAAATTAAAATTGAGCATTTAATTAACAGACTTTACAAACTAAGCGCAATTATTAAAGAAAATGGACCAGATGGTTATCTTCACACTTCCGGACATGCTTATAAAGCGGAACATGAAAAAATTTTTCAATTAACAAAACCAAAGTACTTTTTCCCTTATCATGGTGAATATAGAATGTCAGTTGCGCATTCCCAAACCGCTATTGAATCGGGAATTGACCCAAAAAATGTAATTATTGCAGAAAACGGGCAAGTTTTTAAAATGGTTGACCAAGAAATTTATAAAACTGCAGAAAAAATTCCTTGCGATCCCATTTATATTGATGGCGAGACAATTTCCCGTGATAATTCGCGAATTATTAATGAGCGACAAGAAATGCGCGAAAATGGCTTTGTTTTTATTTTAATACCAATTGATAAGCAAAAGAATTTAATTAGTGGGCGAATTTCTATTATTACAAAGGGGACTTTTTCAATCCGAAATGGTAGTCAGATTATAGCAGAAATTCGCCGACTTTGTTTTTCTTCTGTTAGATATTTTATTGAAAAATATCAAAAATGATCTATACCACAAATTAAACAGTTAATAAAAAACCGCCTTAGTTCATATTTTCATAGAACAAAGCGTTGAAAGCCAGTGATTTTAACAAAAATTATTTATGTTGATCAAAAAATTGATTTTATTAATTATTTTCGGGAGAAAAACACAGAAAAATATGTGGCTCATAATTTAGAAGCTAATAAATTCGAAACTAATTCGAAACTAAAATCATTAAAACTGGCAAATACTAATGTTGTTATACCAACGAAAGGCCAACTAAAACAGGATAAAACTAAAAACCAAATCGATTCAAATATTACAATTTTGAAAAAATCTATAAAAAATTATAGCAGACAAACACAAATACAAGATTTTGAAAAAAAAGTAGACAATAATGTAATTTCTTCTAAAAAAGAAAATTTAAAGACTAATAAATTAGAAAAAGATTCTCGCACTTTATTGAAAAAATCCAATAAAAACGCCAGTACAATTGAAAAATATTCAATAAAATCTGCCAAGCCAACCAGTCAACATCAAGTTTTTCCATCATCAAGTTCTTCAAAATTTTCAGTCACTAAATCAAATAATACAATTATGAATAATTCTAAAATAACTAAAAAATCTGGAATTGATAAAAACTCAAAATTAAAAACAAACTATGAAAACCGTGATAAAATTCAGAAGAATAACTTGCTAAACCTAAAAAATTTGTCTCTAATTACTACAAAAAATGCCAATTATTCTAAAAATTTACAATTTGACTTGATAAAAAAAAGTTTTTCTACAATAAAAAAACGCAAAACAAATAGAGCTTTTTTTACAAAAAATATCGAAATTAGTACAAATCCAAATAAAAAAAATTTAAAAAACATCAAAAAGCCTCTTAACATCCAATCTTTAAAAAATAAAGATGAATAA